ctatgcccatttgggtgtgtgtccattatatcattcaactaatgatataaccttgttattaataacatccaatgttcatgatcacgaaaccatgatcatctattaatcaacaagctagttatacaagaggcttactagggactccttgttgtttacataacacacatgtatcaatgtttcggttaatacaattatagcatggtatgcaaacatttatcataaacacaaagatattataataaccactttataattgcctcttgggcatatctccaacagatcctgcatcgtaaacggctcgatcggagagcgttgaacgagatggcgcgatcgagaaaaaaaaacaatgctagagaggctgccatctggggcctacatccctgggcggtgcggatttgcgttgactcggccggcgaacccgagaattcgtgatgcaccacgtcccgggccaccatacgcgacgttttggccgctttcgtcgggctaggtggcctcaaaaacgagaaaaaaaaagttttgacatgcaccacggagagaccaaaaatcgtcggccatggtgcaccagcaaccacggcgcgacttcaacttcgtcggccatggcaacttttcttgtagtgagcgtCGAGGTTgatgccttttgaaggggggagatgatgaggacatccctacctcactactacctctgtcattacaagctgaagatgatcctgctgtgaagctcaagtccaatgaagttaggattggaccaatgacacgagctcgtgcgaagctacttaaacaacaggtgaacttgttcctaaacgatactttgatcgatgagaactttatactgcctaagtcgtattacttatgtatgatcaggtatgaggaggaaacaagcatcgcacgaggaggagaggagcagctggacaagaagctgggcgTGAAGCTAGACATGGAGCtagacgtgaagacatcccatggacgcgcgagggaggagcgggaggcatgcgcgagaggaggagatgttCCAGCCGGCGCCAGGACCGGTCAAACGGCCGcaccgccgggccgcccggtcccagagccggtccgaccggcccctacGCCGGATccatccggtttcaaccggatttctggcttgtgccaaccgggcacaATCCAGTAAGCCCGGGAGCTTCGCCCGGTCACCACCCAGTGCCAGGTCCGGtttgaaccggaccggccggtcccagacccggtcgaccgtcccccaggccggccgagtccgagtctgtctcgaccagatctattatgggtcggttattttcgtactttttcgacctgaggtcatcccagacgcctatataagtccctgggacgcccccaaagttgctttagaccacgtttaagataaaccctagttcatagttgtttgctttgcaactctattgaatctctacaTCCGATTGCTTTGATTTGGTGTGGAatctctgaaagtcttgtgtgatctgctgttccattgggaattgggaggttgcaacttaccgcttcgtggtcggcggctatgtgcgcaagtgtgtggagttgcgaatatcttgcagggttgagagctgttgcatctggcgacagggaccaatcgagagatctcgttgcgtcatacaagttatcatcaagttatctccgttgtgttcatcgtgtgttcatcaccatccacctcgcttactgagaagaccgggccaccccttatcaattcttctccaccaccaccaccacgccgtcgtgctgctgggattccgtggagatctaccacacctccgctgcccgctggaacggggagaggaaggggcttcatcgacacagtacgcgcgaccgagtacagaAGTGCtgtcggattgcagcaccggggacgatcgtctacaccaacaacgagattaatctcgtaggctttggaatcttcgagggttagtctcatctccatctcgttgctccgatcttatagattagatcttggcttttccatagattagatctttgatttattcgtctttgcggtaggaaattttttgttttccatgcaacgaacccatcacgaCCGCCAGTTCCAGCGCTGCTGCAACTGCAAGCGCTGCCAAGGCCAAGGAATCCACCGCGTCACGCTAAGCGGGCGGCGTCGCCAATCTCGACTGGGCAGCGTCTACCATCTCAAAGCGCGATGAGAACAAGCTGAGGTCGCTAGGGCTCATCTCTTCTGTTGAGTCGAACTTCGCTCATCCAGGTTCCGCTTCTCGCCCGAAGCCCCCGAAGGGTTTCACTGTTTTGTTTTCTGCTTTTTTGCAACATGGGATTTCTCTTCCAGCCCACGAATTCCTCCGCTGCCAtgacgaacaccaccatgacaccgtggGTGACGCTGATCACAAGCAGCACCATCTCGCCAACCaagaagacgaacaccaccaagACACCGCCGGCCACAAGTATGTGCACATCGCCGACCACGAAAACGAACATCACCATGACACCATCGGTCACaacacgtcgccgaccacgaagacgaacaccaccatgaaaGTACTCTAAACCTTAGTCACACATACGTACAGATTGCAGTATACTTATGAGTCAATTATGTATCAGTGTATGTACACCGAAACAAAAACCTGTCAACATGAAAGTCATGCTGAATGGTGAAGTGAACCTACTCCTGAAAGGAAATCTCAAACGGTTGAGCGTGCGCGACGAATTTGACAAAATTCGATTAAAACATCATACACGAAATTGACGATTTACGACCGGCGAAACTTGAAACCGATTGTGGAAATTGGTTCGTATCAACGACACGCATCTTTTTCATGTATATTTTTTTTAGATTCGAACAATGTTTGTGTTGATTTGAGAGAGGGTGTGTGGAGTAGTGTACCAAAGGTCTTTGCATGGTCATGtgttgcctccatagtgtgcatatgctatatgaacatgtcaagtatccttgttgcatatgtgcatggtttgtaaaatctagggggagttatgcCTCTAGGATGTGTGTATATGTATTCAAATGAAAAGCAACAGCTCGTGCAGCCGTTGCATCGCTGGAGCCAAAGTGGCGCGAGAACGAGCATGTCCCTGGAGAAACTGCCGAACCGGACATTCCTTTAGGGCCTGGCCCGACGCTGCTTTGAGAACCGGTTCCTGCAAGAACACGGCTCggcccaggcaaccaaacggACCGAAAATTGCTGGCCCGATACGAGCCAAGGGGCATGCAGCCTACCAAACACGCCCATTGGCTTCCTTGATCCACTGCGTATGTTGCTTCTTCTGTTGATGGATGCTGTTCAAGCCAAAGGACCACCACCTACGTTTTCTTAACCCATGAACGTTGATGTCCTGCACCGCCTTCTCCACTAACCTTTTCACCCTGGCTAGGTAGCCAGTGCGTCGGCCATCGGTCAGTCGCCTTGCTATTGTGTGGAGAAGATGCATGTATCTGCCTCGGAACTTTAGGCCAAACGCTAGTTCGGGCAGATGGTCACGGTTTTCAACTGTAGGAGTTGATATATGTACCTCTGCATCTGCTTAATGCACTCAAATTTCCTCCAGTGATGATGGATCAAAGAGACAGAAATGGCTGTGGAGTTGTCTCTCCACGAGTTCGATCAATCACAGGAAGCATTCTTGCCGATGTAGATGCTTGCCAACAGTAGAACCCACGAGTGGAGTTCACATCAATCCTGACAACCCTGGTGCCTTTCCCTTGCATGTACACATCAATCCTACTGCTGAGTACCTGATCCATGGCGGCGACACCCACCAAGAACACACACCCAATTGCAAGGCAAGTAGCACCGTCCCTGTTTGTGTTGGGTCGATGATTGCTGGCACATAAGCTAGCCCCGCCTTCTTTCCTTCTTTCTCAATTTTCCAGCCAGGGTTCGATGGCTCGTGTTTGGTGTGCACTTAGATAGATTCCTCCCTATCTAGCTAGGCAGATTCTCTATCTTTTCAACTCTGGATTGGGAGGAGGAGAACACCTCGGCTGTGCTCACAAGGTTGTCTCCCAAGGTTAGTGGAACTATCCCACATCGTTATGATTGTGACCCAAGACAACGGCAGTTAAAGACCCCAACGACAGCGCATGACATGGCATGCATATTTGCCCCCCTCGTACAGGGAAGTGGCTCACTGAGACGTCTACTGGTGAGCCAGGGCACCCAACAAGTTCATCCGAGATCCTATCGGTCGGATTTCGTGGGATCTCCGCCTTCTGATTCTTCAGGTTTGCATTTGAATCATACGTTTGTCCATTCGAAATTAGTTGGGGCGGCTTCTTTCCTAATttggaacggaggtagtatttCAGTTTCTTTTGCAACGACAACTTAACAAATTCCTCACCATTAAGGCTTTAACTTACCTTCAACCAGCACCAAAAGTGCCAGCTAAACAAAAGCTATTAGGGGCCTTGATTTTTTTATCTCCACCAATGATCAGACGCAAACCACAGAGCCTCTCTCTCAATCCAGTCCACAGAGACCTGAAAGGGCAATCACCTGGCAAGTGTCTAATCTGGCTGACCGATGACAACATCATGTCAACACTGCACTAAATCGACCAGAAAGCAAACTAGGCCCTCCTCAACCACCATCGGCCAAACATGCCTTCCTTCTCATACCCTCTCTGAATTTCTCAGGGTTATAATAGTAGTATCAGGCAGTATCACGCCTTCGTCCATCCAATGATCGGCGATGAGGAACGACAACAAGGCGATACGACGGTGGACCAGATTTCAAAGAACTTGAAGCTGATGATCATGGATGAGAACAAGTTTCAACACAGCCTGCGGACCTGGATGGAAAACAAGTGTCAAAAGTGCAGAGAATCCAGTTTATGGATACCATGTCGTTCGAGTATCAAGCATCAACGACACTTTGCACCGAATTCAGTGACACATGGCCATAGGGAACTTTGGAAGTATCAGACCCCACCTGGACAAAGGACAACAGCTCTCATCACCGCAACCCTTCCTATATAAAGTACCCACAGAATTCGTTCCATCTATCTATCTCCCTGCAGCCCACACCAGAATAAACAAGGGGACACGTCACATTCAGACATAATCAGCACCATGTTGGCTATCAAGCATACCTTGCAAGCGCTTCCATGGCTCCTCTTGTTTGCGCAGCAGGTGCAGCCAGCGGCGGCTGCGACTGCACTACAGACACGGACGGGGCGGACAAGCAGGGCATGACGAAGCTGAAGCTGGTCGCCATCGCATCCATCCTGAATGCGGGGGCGGCTGGCGTGCTGGTGCCTGTGCTTGGCCACTCCATGGCCGCGCTGCGCCCCGACGGCGACATCTTCTTCGTTGTCAAGGCGTTTGCGGCTTGCGTCATCCTTGCAACCAGCATGGTGCATATTCTGCCAGCGGCGTTCGACAGCTTCACGTCCCCATGCCTCCACAAAGGTGGCGGCAGTAGGAGCAGCTTCCCTTTCGCGGGTCTTGTGGCGATGACTGTAGCAATGGCCACAATGGTCATAGACTCGCTGGTTGTTGGGTACTACAGGCGCTCTCACGTCAGTAAGGCACAGCCTGTTGACAGCATCGACATACCTGACCATGCTGGAGACGAGGAAGGGAGGACCGATCATGTGCATACGCAGGGTGAGGTGGTGATCATCAGCTCACTAGAGGAGGCTTCAATAGCTGACACAATCCGGCACAGGGTGGTGTCTCAGGTAAGAGCAGCCACTCAGTCTCATAGGAATCCCTGACCCTGGCAGGGTTGCTTTGTTCCATAGCTTCTTGTGTACCAGAAAAATAGTGAATCTGAAATTGACGAAGCATGAAAGTAACTTTCAAAAGAATCAAGCAATATATTAACTTGTGAACATGCagataataagatcaagtagtagcACATAATGTTCCAAAATATCTCTAACAAAACGTTTATCAACAATGAACATCGCAAGCAAATACTAGTTCCAAGATAACAGTTTCAGGgtgaaaccaaaaggcatagtggcaTGTTAAAGAATTCTCCAAAATCACTTTTTCATCTCTTCATAAACCTTTCCATAACACACAAATAAACAGGGACAGAGTAATGAGATCAATACCTATTCGACAGGTCTGGCATTATGTGCTTTACTTCTTTAAGACAAACTTTTCCTCTTCGAACTAAGAATTGAGTTCCTCCACACCTTGTTCTCCAAGTATTTTGAAGAACCAGTGAATCCCTCTTTAAATAACAAATATATCATCATGCAGGTTCTAGAGCTGGGAATCTTGGTGCATTCGGTGATCATTGGGGTGTCCTTAGGAGCATCTGTGAGGCCATCCACCATCATGCCTCTGGTCGGTGCCCTTAGCTTCCATCAGTTCTTTGAAGGCATAGGCTTGGGTGGTTGCATTGTACAGGTACCTGCTTGTACTAAAACTAAGATACTAGGTATCTGATAAGAAGCTAATTTGTTTTGTCTATTTCTTTTTTAGACTAAGATACCAGGAAGCTACAACTTGCTCAAAAAGACAATTCCAAACCAACATATCAGAATATTTATGACTCACAGAAGGGGAGGAAAACAAGAGACAAAGATAACATGGAGTTAAAATAAAACCTGATAATAACTTGACACATTACAGGGATTAAACAACCTTGATAATTTTCTTCCAAAAAATCAACACAATGCATCCAAGAGCTATTGATCATTAAATCTTCAGGGAAGAACACAAAGTAACAAATGTGGTCGGCAGATAGACTCTTATATGGACTAAGGACATACTATTTTGTCATAGGATAGCAAAGATGTTCAAGAAAGCAAATAAATGATTGCAGAGGATAAAGAAGTAATTGTATATAGTGCCACAGCAACAAATGTTAACATCATTGATCTTTACTTCTCACTGCAGGCTAATTTCAAGGTAAGGGCAACCATCATCATGGCAACGTTTTTCTCCCTGACTGCACCTGTGGGCATTGTGCTAGGGATTGCAATTTCATCTAGCTATAATGTGCATATCTCTACTGCCTTCATTATCGAGGGAGTCTTCAACTCAGCATCGGCAGGGATTTTGATCTACATGTCCCTAGTTGACCTTCTAGCAACAGATTTCAATAACCCAAAGCTACAGACAAACACAAAGCTGAACTACATGTCCCTAGTTGACCTTCTAGCAACAGATTTCAATAACCCAAAGCTAAAGACAAACACAAAGCTTCAGCTGATGACATATCTTGCACTTTTGCTAGGTGCAGGGATCATGTCCATGCTAGCCATATGGGCATAGATCTTCATATTTCTACTAGTATTACTATGTCCTGCTAAAGTTGGAAGTATCCAGTGGAGCTCTCCATTCTATCAGAATAATAATCCATTGGTGCAGAATTGACAATTCATCCATGAATTTTCTATGTCTCAAAATAGGTTACTCTTGGATATTCTCCATTTACACAGTTGTATGAGGTTGTATGAACGCAAGCCATAAATCCTAAGTCATGTAAGTGATTAGTTATACATCAGGTTTTGAACTTTCTATTTAGACAAGCCGAGTCCCACATGACACAATTAACGGAATCAGCAGGCACAGTTTTTCCATCATGCAGAAGCAACAAAACAGGCTAGTTTGTTACTTGACAAGAGAGTTCAAAGCTTCAGCACAGATATAAATTTTCAATAAGATTTTAAGATCTACACAATTTATCCGCAATTGCATATGCTCCTGGGAGATAAACACATGCAACACACACAAGAGTGAAGTGCTACTGGAGCTATTGATCCATGGACAGTCATATCTGGGATAGGATAAAGCTTCAGATAAGACTCAAGTCCTTACCGAAATCAACGACAACATAGCAAGATCCTATTTTGTTTCATGACACAAAACCAATATCCCTTGTCAAACAAAGACCTGTCTTATCCAGTTCCACTGATTGTTCACAAATACTCCTTATTTAAATAATTAAGAACAATTTAGCTCAATAGTAGCTATTCCCAAGAAATTCAGCGCTTTGTTGTCAGATAAGTCTGCATAAAATATGTGCTAAGAATAACAGACATAATCAGTGAAAGTAGATTCTCGATTATGATCACAAGAGTGGCCTTTCTCAACATCTTAACAAAATTAACAAGTTGAACACAGTAATAACTGGTACACAAGATTCATCATAATATACCTCTAGTTCTCATAAGATTCAGCAACTACATCCACCAAACTAAAAGCACGCGCTTAATAGTACATAAGCACATAACACAACTGATTCTTGATAGCATGTGCATCAAGGGGACAAAAAACCAAGTGAAGTTGCCCTACTACCTACTCCACCTTCCCCTTCCCATGAGAATCGTCACTCACTTGAGAAGATGTAGGCTGGTTGATGCTCGCTTTAGCGTTTGCAAGAAAGGTAGGGTCAGGCTGCGGCTCTTGATGGGGAGTCTCCTTCATCGCCATGTATATGTAAAAGCCGATCACCAGGTTGACCGAGATGACAGCAAGGAATCCACTGGCCAAGGTTTGCGCTGAGGGCGAAAGCTGGCCAACACCTGACCAATGAGCAGAATGTCATTCTCTTATAAATGCGTGTGCTTCGATTCTGTATAAAATATGAAGAACAACATAATGTAGAAGGGAAAGCACAAAGCAGTCATACCTGGAAAGATCTGGTGGTTAAACCCATACACGATCGCCACCGGGACCATCCACATCAGCATAGACATAACAGCGAACTTTGTGATCACTGTCGACATTGCTTCTCCTGATGGGAATGCTGATACAATTGAAGATAAAAAGGAAATATGAGTTCAACATACAGGACACACATAACTGCTGGGAAAGATAAGATTCGGCAAGCTGGTTATGGTTTATGGGCTGGTGAGACCGATCAATGAACGGAATTGAGTAACAGTAAAATGGAACCATTATGACCCTTCCACAGCGATTTGATATCCTTGACCGTTCGATCAGACGATCTAACGGTCGGAACCGGTTACCATTCCCGAACTGGCGTTACGGGCCGTTTGCATTCTAGGGCTGCTACTCTCCGCATTGTCTTAGGCCGCGCCACATCAGTTGGGCCCCAAAACGGAGAAACCCAGCCCATCTAACGAGGCCAAGCTGAATTGCCTGGATTCTAATGGTGCCGTACGAGAGGTGTCCATCCACTTCCCCTCCCCGCAACCTTCTCCTCCCAACCTAGGGCCGAGCGCCGTCTCCTCTCTGAATTCTACTATTCCCCGTCCTCCGTGCGCACAGCGGCGAGTCGGCGATTCTCCGAGAGACAAGCAGCGATACGGCTTATAATCTTATTGTTTTGCGGTGGCTTCCCTCGCCGCTAGGATGCTCACAGCTGGGGCTTAAAAGGGGGCGATGAAGCCAGGGAGCGCCGCTTCGCCGGCGATCCACCGACCACCGTCTAGCCCCAATCCGCCCCGCCGGAGAGCC
This region of Lolium perenne isolate Kyuss_39 chromosome 2, Kyuss_2.0, whole genome shotgun sequence genomic DNA includes:
- the LOC127335303 gene encoding uncharacterized protein encodes the protein MSTVITKFAVMSMLMWMVPVAIVYGFNHQIFPGVGQLSPSAQTLASGFLAVISVNLVIGFYIYMAMKETPHQEPQPDPTFLANAKASINQPTSSQVSDDSHGKGKVE